AGGCCCAATTAATCacagatgctttaaataagctgtcATTTCACACAATAATTTGCTATAGGGTTttgtatctacaaacaaaaaacaagaaaaaacaaattaatagaaagaacatttttgggcaatttaaaaagcgacaatgaaagtgaaagtagaaagtcaatattttcttatcgacttttctttcataatttccatttaaagcgtaacagtttactttcatactgtattgaataatccataaacattatacttaccgttcaaatgcatgaaaattcctcatggtacccgtaaacttataatttgttgataacctctcagttttcggccgatttcacgtgaaaatacgaaaccggtgttgacataaatgttctgcttccggcggtattcgattgcgtaaatcggctctagtactatgtctacttttttgaacttgtctgcacaatagcagcttcatttatgatttgattttaaccaaacttgcacacaacttgtatcaccataagaccttggttcctttcttgaactggccagattccattatgggttccagagttatggcccctgatagggccaaaattagctattttgaccttgtctgcataatagcagcttcatttatggtttgaatttaatcaaacttgcacaaaacttgtgtcacaagaaggtcttgattcctttcttgaactggccagatccctttattggttccagagttatggcccctgaaagggccaaaattagctattttgaccttgtctgcacaatagcagcttcatttatgatttgattttaaccaaacttgcacacaacttgtatcaccataagatctcgattcctttttacgaagggacatattatgttatcgcctcggtgtccgtctgtctgtatgtctgttggtaagcaatttcccttccactctgtaactcttgaacccctttgaaggatttcaaagaaaccttacacaaatgttcacctcatcgaatcGGCGTGCATAGCGCatattttggatggctcacttcaaggtcaaggtcacacttaggggtcaaaggtcatatgactttgttttgtgtgtatattgctctgcatttgtgttgattgcagtgctcttgtttttatttggcagatccttcttttgttgacttgtttgatatttttctttgtttttttttacaataatttttttcaattacttcccttttatgttactataaatagcttatttagtaacttttttattattggccataggaaaaaaccgagaccacttttctgtggtacaacatggatggtacctccagtgtttaggtgtattttgacatatctgtaccttgtaagaattttttttttttttttggttaaattcttccaTTTGTTGtccctgtcctttggacttaaatattttttctgaggacttagatttatttttaatttcttccctttgttgttcctgtcttttgggcttcatcagtcaaaattttgctcctatcctcctctgatgtaatccttagggcatgaaactactggcctgatttgaagataattttatttgaagtaactgtaagaaaatttcaactatattttctcataattcttttgattgatcttgattatgagtttttgaccttcttgtccttaagtgcaatcataacagttgagcgatatagggccattttggccctcttgtttttgttttgtttttttaggtgatcgctctaatatccatgcgatgattatattaattgaaatgttttttttatttaattttcattcttttcatttttaaaaacccttgtaaaattcctgccctttcggacaattggtatcaaaatgcacgaaaaaaacgatcatagttacggataaattgaatgggcggattaaaagaagtaaggttcattctaatgtttgaaatctcaaggaattttaatcgaactttaacttcatacgttaacttcgcaagagacgttgaaggggaaggcgaaggttgaaatctcaaactctctactaTGGCAACGCAAGTTAGAGTGGGATGAGCTTTTACCAGACGACATAATTAAAGAGTGGTGCAGCATAACAGCAGACGTTAAAAAAAGCCATCGACATGAAGTTCCCACGCTGTTATTTCCCAGATGATTCTcctacagaaaaaaatcttcacaTTTTCTGCGATTCTAGTGTGAATGCATACGGCGCATGCGCGTACCTTGTTTCCGGAAGTCACAGCACACTTGTTATGGCCAAGAACAGAGTAGCACCCATTAAGCAGCTAACCATACCGAAGCTCGAGCTTTGTGCAGCTGTCCTGGGAGCCAGACTGTGCCACCATATTATCACCAGTATAGGGTGTCAGAGAGTTTACCTGTGGAGCGACAGTCAGATTGCTCTACAGTGGATTTCAACATCAAAGAAACAACCCTTATTTGTATCCAACAGAGTACCAGAAATACATGAACTGACGAAAACATACGAGTGGAGATACTGCTCTACAGATACCAACCCCGCAGATAAACTGTCACGTGGTCTATCATACGACAAGTTCCATGACAACAGATTATGGTTCCATGGTCCGGATTGGCTGACAAACACAGCCAGTTTTCCACTGAAGAGTACCATATCACAAATACAAGTAAATGATAACAGCTAAGGTGAAGAAACTGTCGCCCTTGTAAAAGAAACGCCATTCGTTCCAGGTATACTACACATATTAGACTTACAGAGATTCAGCTCCTACCAAAACGCCCTAAGAGTGTGTGCATACATTTTTCGATTTGTAGACCAGTGTAAGAAGCAGAAGAAATATGGCGGAGATCTACATCCTCATGAACTCGACACAGCAGCAAGGAccttaataaaacatatacagtaCGTGAGGTTTCCAGATGTATTAGACTACCTGAAGAAGACCAATTCCAGATGCATTAAACCAGCATTAGTGCGGCAACTAGACCTGTACCTTGACATAGACCAAATACTACGCTGTGGAGGACGTATTGCCAACGCACCATTACCTGAGGAAACACGATTCCCGTACCTGATACCATCTAGAGGAAAACTTACTGAGTTGATAGTTACAGACGCTCACGAAACACAACTTCACGCAGGCTTAGAGAGTACAGTCACATACTTAGGTCAACGTTTTTGGATTCCCGGTATACGTCGACGTGTGAGAACCATCATCCGCACGTGCGTCAGGTGCCGTAAAGTGACGACAAAGCCTTATCAAGTACCAGATCTACCCCCTCTACCCCGTGACAGACTCAAACACGCACCTCCGTTTACCGTTACCGGCATTGATTTCACTGGAGCACTTACTAGTACCGTGAAAGCTACAGACGGAAGATTGCTGAAAGTATACATCTGCCTGTTTACCAAACACTCGAGCTGTACACCTGGAAATAGTCACGGATATGAAGAGAAAATCTTTTATACTAGCTGTTTGCAGATTTATCAGCAGGCAATCCACACCAAAAGTATTCATGTCCGACAACGCATTGACATTTACAGCTACGGCCAAGATTATGAAAGAAGAAGTTTTGAACCCATATGGCATTACCTGGAAGTTCAAAGACTCATTGGACTCACCAAGACCAGTCTGAAGAAAGTCCTTGGAAAGGCGTTAATCAACTTAGAAACCCTCCAGACGCTCATTACCGAAGTCGAGTGTATAATTAACGATCGGCCGCTGACCCATTCATCAACAGATCCAGCAGACGACGTACCCTTGACGCCCTCATACTTACTATACGGACGAAGAATCACGACACCTATCTATCCAGACGATCGAGAAGAACCGGAAGCAGACGATATGTCACGTGATGAAGAAGACAAGCTATACCGTTTTAAGTCTGCTACAATTGAACATTTTTGGTCCCGGTGGAAGCACGAGTACCTTACATCGTTAAGAGAGTTCCACAAACGTTTAGTAGGCGAAGGCGATCTGATTCGAATTGGCGACGTAGTCCAGATTCACGACGACACATTACCCAGAAGCAGGTGGTCCTTAATTGTTATTGATGACGTTGTTACTGGAGCAGACGGACGTACACGTGCAGCACGAGTCAAATCTAGAAAGGGCATCATCACCAGACCTATAGATAAACTTTATCCGCTTGAGCTGATTGAATAGACTGCGTTCAGATTTCGATGGTAATAGAGACTAGAGACTGTGTTCAAATTTCAGTGATAAGAGAGACTGTGTTTAGAATTAGGTGATAATTGAGACAATTTTCCATTACTAGAGATATATTTAGACTGTGAAAGACAAATTATAATGACATTCCGTGAATGGTTTTAAACGCGTGGTTTATTTAACAAGACTTAGTAATTTTCATTCAAGAGTGAAATTTGATACATAatgattttcttgtattttacACTGATATTTTACTTTCCGGCCCCGGAGTGTCATGTAAGTATACATGTTATCATGTTGACGCGCTAATCTTGGCGTCACGTTTACGTGGCGTGGTTTGTATTTAAATTCCACTAGTGTCTAAACAACATATGTAATTCGCTCGTGCAACTTGGAAGAGTATAAATATGAGTATGTAATTCAGGTATTGATGTTTTCAAGTTTCAGTTTAATTTGTCGGTACGTAAttacttttcaaatattacacATCATTCTAAAATTCTTGAGTGGAGGTAGTAGGAACTTTTATTCCGGATTTCAGAATTTAAACACTTTTAGACTAGTGTATCCAATGCCTGGCTTATTTTAATGTTGAATGATTCTATACAGACATTTATGTCGGAACAATGCCGAATTACCTGACGATATATAATCACACGGAAATGGCAGTCATTCCGTGTGTACTACATTAAGTTAATGATATATCATAAAACAATGACACGGTTgtaaatgataatgatgattattgttgtttgaacttactgtaaaatgaattattatttttattattgatttatttgaaatttagaaCATTTACGACGAGCACTAGAATACACCTCGCGGCTAGTCAAATTAATTCGATGTATAGATTGTTTAAATTTGGGACGGGGCATATTGGCGTGTagacacggtaaacgttaatcgtgtacagtacagaaaatgtttgatattatttgatattttttacataagtCAGTGAGGAATTTAATCcactttcgatacatgtaagttttatttgaatttatggccaattcgtgacatAATCGGCATTTGAACCTATAACATGTAAAGCGTcgacagcgatgaaaatttcatcggaaattgcttccattattttggtctttcgagtgtttgacgcgagtggggatattgcccatatgaaaaacttatctcaatatttccgaggatcgcgtcaaatttgttggactaaccTCGCGGCAAGCTCTGGTTTGACCACTCTTCtgttgaattaattttgtattgtaaatttgtttttcaaagaaaactcctgtttaattttttttgctgttatattcatttttttaatttttagctcgactattcatagaaaagtaaagctattggactcgcccatgcgtcggcatccgcgtcccgatttggttaaggttttgtatgtaagctggtatctcagtaaccacttgtgggaatggattgaaacttaacacacttattcactgtgctaaactgacttacaatgcacaggtttcataactctattttgcattttttacaaaattatgcccctttttcgacttagaaacttttggttaaggttttgtatgtaagctggtatctcagtactcattaatgggaatgggttgaaacttcacacacttgttcactgtcatgatctgacatgcacaaagtaggtcccataactctattcatttttttttcaaacttttgcccctttttcgacttagcaggggtcaaatttagcaaaattttctactagctaaatgtagctagtgccctttttaTTCACTAGCTAAATTGAAAAGATACCGgctaatgttaaacaataatatttaattactttattaatattttactggccaaaacctGCTGATTAATCTCTGCAAGTAGCCAGTCACAAAAAattctattagcttaaaatagctagtgTCATTTTTATCCACTTACAAGCTAAAGTCAAAGCCTTTCATGTTAACTTGATGCAAGCTGTTATCATGCATTATATCAGAGTTttgttgaacaatgaaatatcatttttaaacttaaatgataacattcctttcatgcagaaaaatgtaTACCTGCAGAACAAATTTTATTAAACCGTTGAAGaaatttgcttggtatattattgactagctgaaattagctagtacattccaaGCCCACTAGCTATTctcaaattccactagcatttagcttgtatgcttgtctaaatttgaaccctgcttagcagttttttggttaagtttttgtatgtaagctggtatctcagtatccactgatggaaaaagattgaaacttcacacacttgtccactctcatgatatgacatgcagtgcaaagggccaataactcaacttcgcattttacaaaataatgcctctttttcaacttaggatttatttttgttaaattcttatatgtaagctggtatctcagtacccactaacgggaatggattgaaacttcacacacttttccactggcatgagctgataagcactatgcagatTCCATAACTTCGTTTTGCTTTTCActaaagtatgcccctttttcggctttcgtattcattcaattgacaaggctgttgaatagtcgagcgttgctgtcctccgacagctcttggtttttgttgttgtcaatGTTTTTTACTCCAACGAAATTTGCTTACTGTAGGACtgtattgttattgtttattagaaataaatttgaatgtgtaatgagagtaattcattttgtttatttaattagtTTATGCAGACTAAGCAGACTTATCTGAAGTGACCAGTCGTTCAGTTTCCGTTGTACACAAGCTTTTAAAAGTGCTTGTTAATATTGCCATTAAGGCATTATTGTCAAGAAAACATGACTTGTACTGCTTTGTGTCCTATG
The sequence above is a segment of the Mercenaria mercenaria strain notata chromosome 3, MADL_Memer_1, whole genome shotgun sequence genome. Coding sequences within it:
- the LOC123523719 gene encoding uncharacterized protein LOC123523719, with product MKFPRCYFPDDSPTEKNLHIFCDSSVNAYGACAYLVSGSHSTLVMAKNRVAPIKQLTIPKLELCAAVLGARLCHHIITSIGCQRVYLWSDSQIALQWISTSKKQPLFVSNRVPEIHELTKTYEWRYCSTDTNPADKLSRGLSYDKFHDNRLWFHGPDWLTNTASFPLKNQCKKQKKYGGDLHPHELDTAARTLIKHIQYVRFPDVLDYLKKTNSRCIKPALVRQLDLYLDIDQILRCGGRIANAPLPEETRFPYLIPSRGKLTELIVTDAHETQLHAGLESTVTYLGQRFWIPGIRRRVRTIIRTCVRCRKVTTKPYQVPDLPPLPRDRLKHAPPFTVTGIDFTGALTSTVKATDGRLLKVYICLFTKHSSCTPGNSHGYEEKIFYTSCLQIYQQAIHTKSIHVRQRIDIYSYGQDYERRSFEPIWHYLEVQRLIGLTKTSLKKVLGKALINLETLQTLITEVECIINDRPLTHSSTDPADDVPLTPSYLLYGRRITTPIYPDDREEPEADDMSRDEEDKLYRFKSATIEHFWSRWKHEYLTSLREFHKRLVGEGDLIRIGDVVQIHDDTLPRSRWSLIVIDDVVTGADGRTRAARVKSRKGIITRPIDKLYPLELIE